In Aliiglaciecola sp. LCG003, a genomic segment contains:
- a CDS encoding VF530 family protein, translating to MTEQSDSSNGAHSDPLHGITLKVMLEKLHDHYGFEGLGWRIKIKCFTHDPSIQSSLKFLRRTPWAREKVEALYLSTFCK from the coding sequence ATGACTGAACAATCTGATAGTAGCAATGGTGCCCATAGTGATCCCCTACATGGGATCACATTAAAGGTGATGCTCGAAAAGCTCCACGACCATTATGGATTCGAGGGCTTGGGTTGGCGGATAAAAATAAAGTGTTTTACCCATGACCCCAGTATTCAGTCCAGTCTGAAATTCTTACGTCGCACACCTTGGGCACGGGAGAAAGTAGAGGCCTTGTACCTGTCAACCTTTTGCAAATAA
- a CDS encoding DUF6265 family protein produces the protein MALRFSLLLCLLITSDLQAQCNSLDSLDWILGTWHSQTEKDQTWETWQRATDNTFEGKGETHSAAAIHQEQLRLINMNGEIFYLAKVPSNNLPVAFKLESCESRTAKFVNFEHDFPQILEYHINQDNELVVSVSSTTNQGFVVKFQQQL, from the coding sequence ATGGCCCTCCGATTTTCCCTGCTTTTGTGTTTACTAATCACATCTGATCTTCAAGCTCAATGTAATTCATTAGATTCGCTGGATTGGATCTTGGGTACCTGGCACAGCCAAACCGAGAAAGATCAAACTTGGGAAACTTGGCAGCGGGCCACCGATAACACCTTTGAAGGCAAGGGTGAAACCCACTCTGCCGCTGCCATTCATCAAGAGCAGCTTCGCTTAATCAACATGAACGGCGAAATATTTTACTTGGCCAAAGTCCCAAGTAATAACCTACCCGTTGCTTTTAAACTCGAAAGTTGTGAGTCGCGCACCGCTAAGTTTGTTAATTTCGAGCATGATTTTCCACAGATTCTTGAATATCACATTAACCAAGATAACGAGTTGGTGGTAAGCGTAAGCTCCACCACGAATCAAGGTTTTGTGGTGAAATTTCAACAGCAATTGTAA
- a CDS encoding Gfo/Idh/MocA family oxidoreductase: MIRWGLIGCGDVTEVKSGPAYQQVPGFELHTVSARTPGKAQDFATRHHVPCYYTDSSKLIHDPNVDAVYIASPPDSHLELALEVANAGKICCIEKPMAVNHQQCEQILDAFSTNNLPLFVAYYRRSLPGFVQIKNWITEGVIGEVRHIDWRYSRPPSQIDLDGRPNWRTDKHVAPGGYFDDLASHGIDIMTFLLGNVRKAQGFATNQQALYSASDAIVASLLFECGATGSGSWNFASECYQDQMEILGSKGSIRFGIFSDMPASLLAQDGCASAQMPKPTPIQLPFVQAIADHLAGIHAHPSLGQSAAHTSWVMDAILTTNQVK, encoded by the coding sequence ATGATTAGATGGGGATTAATAGGTTGCGGTGACGTTACCGAAGTTAAAAGTGGTCCTGCTTATCAACAAGTTCCCGGCTTTGAATTGCATACAGTAAGTGCTCGCACACCTGGCAAGGCCCAAGACTTTGCTACAAGACACCATGTACCTTGCTATTATACTGACTCCAGCAAGCTAATACATGATCCTAACGTAGATGCTGTCTACATAGCGTCGCCGCCAGATAGCCATCTAGAGCTCGCCCTAGAAGTCGCTAACGCTGGCAAAATCTGTTGTATTGAGAAACCTATGGCGGTCAACCATCAACAGTGTGAACAAATTTTAGATGCTTTTAGCACTAACAATTTACCCTTGTTTGTCGCTTACTATCGCCGTTCCTTGCCTGGCTTTGTGCAAATAAAAAACTGGATTACCGAGGGTGTAATTGGAGAAGTCAGACATATCGATTGGCGCTACTCTCGGCCCCCTAGCCAGATTGACTTGGACGGCAGGCCAAACTGGCGCACTGACAAGCATGTAGCGCCAGGCGGATACTTTGATGATTTAGCCAGCCATGGTATTGATATCATGACGTTTTTACTGGGGAATGTGCGCAAAGCTCAGGGCTTTGCCACCAATCAACAAGCACTCTACAGTGCATCTGACGCTATAGTGGCGAGCCTGTTGTTTGAATGTGGTGCTACTGGTTCAGGAAGTTGGAATTTTGCCAGTGAATGCTATCAGGACCAAATGGAAATCCTCGGCTCCAAAGGCAGCATCCGCTTTGGTATTTTCTCTGATATGCCTGCTAGCTTACTCGCTCAAGATGGATGTGCAAGCGCGCAAATGCCCAAGCCCACACCTATTCAACTGCCTTTTGTGCAAGCTATAGCCGATCACTTAGCGGGTATTCATGCTCACCCGAGTCTTGGCCAAAGCGCCGCGCATACCAGTTGGGTAATGGATGCTATACTCACGACTAACCAAGTTAAATAG
- the dusB gene encoding tRNA dihydrouridine synthase DusB, with amino-acid sequence MQIGQYVLDNNLMLAPMAGVTDRPFRQMCKRLGAGLVVSEMLSSNPKVWNTEKSRQRMDHSGEFGIRSVQIAGADPHLMAQAAQLNVSNGAQIVDINMGCPAKKVNKKMAGSALLQYPKLVEEIIQSVVKAVDVPVTLKIRTGWNQDNRNGVEIAKIAQDNGIQSLAVHGRTKACMYKGEAEFDTIALIKQSISIPVVANGDITCAVKAKQVLEYTKADGLMIGRGAQGNPWIFREILHYLQTGEELPAPKIAEVRDMLLEHLSNVHQFYGEFMGARIARKHVGWYLADHDKERVFRARFNAIEDAQQQVDVLNTYFEQLAEGNSNLSIPPAA; translated from the coding sequence ATGCAGATTGGTCAATATGTACTAGACAATAATCTCATGTTGGCACCTATGGCAGGTGTCACAGATAGACCTTTTAGGCAAATGTGTAAGCGCTTAGGCGCTGGGCTTGTGGTGTCAGAAATGTTGTCGTCTAATCCGAAAGTTTGGAATACGGAAAAATCACGTCAACGCATGGATCATTCGGGCGAATTTGGAATTCGTTCGGTGCAAATTGCGGGGGCTGACCCTCATCTTATGGCGCAAGCTGCACAGTTAAACGTTAGTAACGGTGCCCAGATTGTTGATATCAACATGGGATGCCCTGCTAAAAAGGTCAACAAGAAAATGGCCGGCTCAGCACTTTTACAATATCCAAAACTGGTGGAAGAGATTATTCAATCAGTGGTAAAGGCTGTGGATGTCCCAGTAACACTTAAAATTCGTACAGGATGGAACCAAGACAATCGAAACGGTGTCGAAATCGCTAAGATTGCTCAGGACAATGGTATTCAGTCCTTAGCCGTGCATGGCCGCACAAAAGCTTGTATGTATAAAGGTGAAGCCGAATTCGATACGATTGCGCTCATTAAGCAATCCATATCTATCCCGGTGGTAGCTAATGGTGACATTACCTGTGCTGTTAAAGCAAAGCAGGTATTGGAGTACACAAAAGCAGATGGTCTGATGATTGGACGCGGTGCCCAAGGTAACCCTTGGATATTCCGTGAAATATTACATTATCTGCAAACCGGCGAAGAGCTACCCGCGCCAAAAATAGCTGAGGTTCGAGATATGTTACTCGAACATCTCAGTAATGTTCACCAGTTCTATGGTGAATTCATGGGAGCCAGAATTGCCCGCAAACATGTGGGCTGGTATTTAGCGGATCACGACAAGGAGCGTGTGTTTCGAGCCAGATTCAATGCCATTGAGGATGCCCAACAGCAAGTCGATGTGTTGAATACCTATTTTGAGCAACTGGCAGAGGGTAATTCGAATCTTTCGATTCCACCTGCTGCATAA
- a CDS encoding peptidase S10 produces MRYPALLLSLLLLISAAATSAPDEANKVELEIPEPLISVTDHKGKFNGSSVSYQVSAGDIYLKDAKGKPKASIFHVAYTRTNAKDSTSRPLLFVFNGGPGSSSVWLHMGVFGPKRVVLPSDAERVGAAPFNLADNPLSILDSADLVFIDPVGTGYSKPLGSNEGKTFWGVKEDAQAMSEFIRIYITQNNRWNSPKYLVGESYGTTRAGAMVRELQEGWGSIDLNGIMLISSIVDFQTGDFTPGNDLPYVTFLPTYAATAWYHGKVPDKSKWQTLDAFIKDSRDFALNEYASVLLKGALATTQQVNDVVEKLHSFTGLKKSYIRQTDLRIKEFFFMKELLRDEGKVIGRLDSRYLGEDADAVSDSMEADPSSYAIDGAYTAATQYYFANEINVKRDEPYNILSGEVFSNWNWLYGGSARSQGFLNVTPFIATGMRQNKDFRVFVANGYYDLATPFFATEHSMNHNGIDLNRVTMKYYEAGHMMYIHQPSLEALVKDIREFLTQ; encoded by the coding sequence AAAGGCAAATTTAATGGCAGCAGCGTAAGTTATCAGGTTAGCGCTGGAGACATTTATTTAAAGGATGCTAAAGGCAAGCCTAAAGCCAGTATTTTCCATGTTGCTTACACTCGAACTAACGCTAAAGATAGCACCAGTCGACCTTTGCTTTTCGTTTTCAACGGCGGACCAGGATCGTCTTCTGTCTGGTTACATATGGGTGTTTTCGGTCCCAAACGTGTAGTCCTACCAAGTGATGCAGAGCGTGTAGGCGCGGCTCCCTTTAATTTAGCCGACAATCCACTGAGTATATTAGATAGTGCCGACCTAGTCTTTATCGATCCCGTTGGTACAGGTTATTCAAAGCCTTTGGGCAGCAACGAAGGCAAGACGTTTTGGGGAGTGAAAGAAGATGCCCAAGCTATGTCTGAGTTTATCCGCATTTATATCACCCAGAATAATCGCTGGAATTCTCCTAAGTATTTAGTTGGTGAAAGCTATGGCACTACCCGCGCAGGGGCTATGGTCAGAGAACTACAAGAAGGTTGGGGATCAATTGATCTGAACGGCATTATGCTTATTTCTTCCATTGTTGACTTCCAAACCGGCGACTTTACTCCAGGCAACGATTTACCTTATGTGACCTTTCTACCTACCTATGCCGCTACGGCCTGGTATCATGGAAAAGTACCAGATAAGTCCAAATGGCAAACCTTAGATGCTTTTATCAAGGATAGTCGTGATTTTGCCCTGAACGAATATGCCAGCGTCTTACTTAAAGGCGCGTTAGCCACCACACAGCAAGTGAATGACGTAGTGGAAAAGCTGCATTCATTCACCGGTTTGAAAAAAAGTTACATTCGCCAAACCGATCTGCGTATCAAAGAATTCTTTTTTATGAAAGAGCTACTCCGAGATGAAGGCAAAGTAATTGGTCGATTGGATAGTCGTTATCTGGGTGAAGATGCAGATGCGGTCTCCGATAGTATGGAAGCAGACCCCTCATCCTATGCAATAGATGGCGCTTATACCGCAGCCACCCAATATTACTTCGCCAATGAAATCAATGTTAAACGGGATGAACCCTATAATATCCTCAGTGGAGAAGTGTTTAGTAATTGGAATTGGCTATATGGTGGCTCGGCCCGCAGTCAGGGATTTTTAAATGTCACACCCTTCATTGCAACGGGCATGCGCCAAAACAAAGATTTTAGGGTGTTCGTGGCCAACGGTTACTATGATTTAGCTACACCATTTTTCGCAACTGAGCATTCAATGAATCACAATGGCATTGATTTAAACCGCGTCACCATGAAATATTACGAAGCAGGGCACATGATGTATATTCATCAACCCTCATTAGAAGCTTTAGTCAAAGACATCCGCGAGTTTTTAACCCAGTAA
- a CDS encoding transporter substrate-binding domain-containing protein → MFLFASPMVLAKPEPVLVAVGWNKPPYVIQQTQSGFELELVSAVLKQMGYEVKFVFVPYGRSFELLRRGNVDAAITMSDKIAMENVFLTDPYVAYQNVAVSLLEEELTIHDVDDLRPYSVLAFQNAQSLLGDKFFMMASNNPFYSEVPDQLRQVKMLFGQKVQVIVLDVNIFSYFSRQKSLSKQFRKVSIHPLFEINRYRVGFGKAVLRDQFNLVLAAYTQSPEYRKLQEKYSF, encoded by the coding sequence TTGTTTTTATTTGCTAGCCCAATGGTCTTGGCCAAACCAGAGCCGGTTTTGGTTGCAGTAGGATGGAATAAGCCCCCTTATGTTATTCAGCAAACCCAAAGCGGGTTTGAACTAGAGCTTGTCAGCGCGGTGCTAAAACAAATGGGTTACGAAGTGAAATTTGTTTTTGTACCCTACGGCCGTTCTTTTGAGTTGCTCAGGCGCGGAAATGTCGACGCGGCTATTACCATGAGTGACAAAATAGCGATGGAAAACGTGTTCTTGACTGACCCTTATGTTGCCTATCAAAACGTCGCAGTAAGTTTACTCGAAGAAGAATTAACGATTCATGATGTGGATGATTTAAGGCCCTATTCAGTGTTGGCATTTCAAAATGCGCAAAGCTTGCTAGGAGATAAATTTTTTATGATGGCAAGCAATAACCCGTTTTATTCAGAAGTACCGGATCAGCTTCGTCAGGTGAAAATGTTGTTCGGTCAAAAGGTTCAGGTGATTGTGTTAGATGTCAATATTTTTAGCTACTTTAGCCGTCAAAAGTCCCTTTCTAAGCAATTTCGGAAAGTCTCAATCCATCCGCTTTTTGAAATCAATCGCTATCGAGTGGGTTTCGGTAAGGCCGTTTTACGTGATCAGTTCAATTTGGTCCTGGCAGCTTACACCCAATCTCCGGAATACCGTAAGCTGCAGGAAAAATATTCGTTCTAA
- the prmA gene encoding 50S ribosomal protein L11 methyltransferase has translation MPWIQLKINTQAEVAEQIGDMLSANGAQAVTFVDAKDTPMYEPKPGEVMLWPDTQVVGLYDAEFDMKRVISQLEKSKILGKNFTHKMDPLEDKDWEREWMENFHPIQFGKRLWICPSWRDVPDPNAVNVMLDPGLAFGTGTHPTTSLCLQWLDGLQLEHKTVVDFGCGSGILGIAALKLGAESVIGIDIDPQALLASMDNAGRNNIADRLTVFLPKDQPQTQADVVLANILAGPLRELRPVITDYCKPGGLIVLSGILANQAEEINLLYAQDFVMQPIAIEGEWARVSGQKKTI, from the coding sequence ATGCCGTGGATCCAGTTAAAAATTAATACCCAAGCAGAAGTTGCCGAGCAAATAGGTGACATGCTATCTGCAAATGGTGCCCAAGCAGTCACATTCGTCGATGCTAAAGATACTCCGATGTATGAACCTAAACCCGGTGAAGTCATGTTATGGCCAGATACACAGGTGGTGGGTCTATATGATGCTGAATTTGACATGAAACGGGTCATTTCTCAACTAGAAAAATCTAAGATCTTGGGCAAAAACTTTACTCACAAGATGGATCCCTTGGAAGATAAAGACTGGGAAAGAGAGTGGATGGAGAATTTTCATCCTATTCAATTCGGTAAGCGCCTGTGGATTTGCCCTAGCTGGAGAGATGTCCCTGACCCAAATGCAGTCAATGTTATGTTAGATCCTGGCCTTGCCTTTGGTACTGGCACCCATCCCACTACCTCACTCTGTTTACAATGGCTAGATGGCCTGCAACTTGAGCATAAAACGGTAGTGGATTTTGGTTGTGGTTCAGGTATTTTAGGTATCGCAGCATTAAAGTTGGGTGCCGAATCTGTGATTGGAATTGATATCGACCCTCAAGCTCTACTTGCCAGCATGGACAATGCTGGTCGCAATAATATTGCTGACCGACTGACTGTTTTTTTACCCAAAGATCAACCGCAAACCCAAGCGGACGTGGTTTTAGCCAATATCCTAGCTGGCCCTTTAAGAGAATTGCGCCCAGTTATTACAGATTATTGTAAGCCCGGTGGCTTGATAGTGCTGTCAGGCATTCTTGCTAATCAAGCCGAAGAGATTAATCTACTGTATGCCCAAGACTTTGTCATGCAACCTATTGCGATTGAGGGTGAGTGGGCAAGAGTGTCCGGACAGAAAAAAACAATTTAG
- the purD gene encoding phosphoribosylamine--glycine ligase yields the protein MKILIIGGGGREHALAYKSAQSNQVTQVFVAPGNAGTQTEDKVFNIEIQAEDVTGLLKFAKDNAIDLTIVGPEAPLVLGVVDAFQAAGLRIFGPSQAAAQLEGSKAFTKDFLARHKIPSGEYQNFTEIEPALAYVKQQGAPIVVKADGLAAGKGVIVAMSEAEAESAIRDMLAGNAFGDAGSRVVIEEFLDGEEASFIVMVDGKNVLPFATSQDHKRVGDGDTGPNTGGMGAYSPAPVVTAQIHQRIMNEVIYPTVNGMAAEGNPYTGFLYAGLMIMADGTPKVIEYNCRFGDPETQPIMLRLQSDLVDLCLLATEAKLDQAEIEFSSQAAVGVVLAAGGYPAGYAKGDPIHGLVEAAQLPGKVFHAGTIMKNGQVTTNGGRVLCATALGESVTQAQQNAYKLAEKISWNDGFYRHDIAYRAVDREQKNK from the coding sequence ATGAAAATACTTATCATCGGCGGCGGTGGCCGCGAACATGCCCTAGCGTATAAATCAGCCCAATCTAATCAAGTAACACAAGTCTTTGTTGCACCGGGAAATGCCGGCACGCAAACAGAAGACAAAGTTTTCAATATCGAAATTCAGGCTGAAGATGTTACTGGCCTACTAAAATTTGCCAAAGATAATGCTATTGACCTCACCATTGTTGGCCCTGAAGCCCCATTGGTATTGGGCGTGGTTGATGCATTTCAAGCCGCAGGCTTACGCATATTTGGCCCATCTCAGGCTGCCGCACAATTAGAAGGCTCTAAAGCATTTACTAAAGATTTTCTGGCACGACACAAGATCCCATCAGGGGAGTATCAGAATTTCACTGAAATCGAACCTGCATTGGCTTATGTTAAACAACAAGGCGCGCCTATAGTGGTAAAAGCCGACGGTTTAGCGGCTGGGAAAGGTGTGATTGTAGCAATGAGCGAAGCAGAAGCTGAATCCGCCATTCGCGATATGCTAGCTGGCAATGCTTTTGGTGATGCCGGTAGTCGCGTGGTCATCGAAGAGTTTTTGGATGGTGAAGAAGCCAGCTTTATCGTGATGGTTGATGGTAAAAATGTTTTGCCTTTTGCCACCAGCCAAGACCACAAACGAGTTGGGGATGGAGATACAGGTCCAAACACCGGTGGCATGGGCGCATATTCACCCGCACCTGTAGTCACAGCGCAAATTCATCAGCGCATCATGAACGAAGTCATTTATCCAACGGTGAACGGCATGGCTGCCGAGGGCAATCCATACACAGGGTTCCTTTATGCTGGCTTGATGATTATGGCCGACGGTACGCCTAAGGTAATCGAATATAATTGTCGATTCGGCGATCCGGAAACCCAACCCATTATGTTGCGCTTGCAATCTGATTTAGTCGATTTGTGTTTACTGGCCACTGAGGCAAAATTAGACCAAGCAGAAATTGAATTTAGTTCTCAAGCGGCTGTGGGTGTTGTTTTAGCCGCAGGCGGTTACCCTGCTGGATATGCGAAAGGTGACCCGATTCATGGGTTGGTCGAAGCGGCTCAATTACCAGGCAAGGTATTTCATGCTGGTACAATAATGAAAAATGGCCAGGTAACTACCAATGGCGGACGCGTATTGTGTGCTACAGCGCTAGGAGAGTCGGTCACCCAAGCGCAGCAGAACGCTTACAAACTGGCTGAAAAAATCAGCTGGAATGACGGGTTTTATCGCCATGACATTGCTTATCGCGCAGTTGATCGTGAACAAAAAAACAAGTAG
- the fis gene encoding DNA-binding transcriptional regulator Fis: MFDQNVTSPFTTTVTTPSQTQAQKPLRDSVKQAVNKYLKQLDNTDVENVYELVLAEVEAPLLEEIMTFTRGNQTRAAIMMGINRGTLRKKLKQYGMN, from the coding sequence ATGTTCGATCAAAATGTGACTTCTCCTTTCACCACTACGGTGACTACGCCTTCTCAAACTCAGGCTCAAAAGCCTCTGAGAGACTCCGTTAAACAAGCTGTTAATAAATATCTTAAGCAGTTGGACAACACTGATGTTGAAAATGTCTATGAATTAGTACTGGCAGAGGTTGAAGCACCTTTGTTGGAAGAAATCATGACTTTCACACGTGGCAACCAAACTCGTGCAGCTATCATGATGGGAATCAACCGTGGTACACTTCGCAAGAAGTTAAAGCAATACGGCATGAATTAA
- a CDS encoding ion channel, with product MLVQLLLGAAIITLTIIVQVVILGVLAYFFARVKHAVSDVTRSIRNITIMVVSVLWLVLGITINTWIWALTFIYIGEFADIETAVYFAISSFTTLGYGDILMSEKWRILGSLSAVNGLIVFGLNTAFLVELMISTWGKSRLK from the coding sequence ATGTTAGTCCAACTTTTACTCGGTGCAGCCATTATTACCCTAACCATCATCGTGCAGGTCGTTATTTTAGGTGTGCTGGCATATTTTTTTGCGCGGGTTAAACATGCTGTATCCGATGTGACTCGCAGTATCAGAAATATTACGATTATGGTGGTTTCGGTACTCTGGCTGGTGTTAGGTATTACCATTAACACTTGGATTTGGGCCTTAACATTCATCTATATAGGTGAATTTGCTGATATTGAAACAGCAGTCTATTTTGCCATCTCTTCTTTTACAACCTTGGGCTATGGCGATATTTTGATGAGCGAAAAATGGCGCATACTAGGTTCGTTGAGCGCAGTTAACGGCCTTATTGTATTCGGTTTAAATACCGCATTTTTAGTAGAGTTGATGATTTCCACTTGGGGCAAAAGTCGGCTTAAATAA
- the purH gene encoding bifunctional phosphoribosylaminoimidazolecarboxamide formyltransferase/IMP cyclohydrolase, which translates to MTSANPIRRALLSVSDKSGIVEFATQLSQLGVELLSTGGTAKLLADAGLTVTEVSDYTGHPEIMDGRVKTLHPKVHGGILARRGIDEAVMAQNYIQPIDLVVVNLYPFAATVANENCDLEDAIENIDIGGPTMVRAAAKNHKDVTIVVNAKDYTRVLDEMSTNQGSVSYKTRFDLAIAAFEHTAEYDGMIANYFGARIDSSECESDCGHQHSEFPRTFNMQFSKKQDLRYGENSHQEAAFYVENDIQEASVATAKQLQGKALSFNNIADTDSALECVKEFDQPACVIVKHANPCGVALGDNLFDAYDRAYKTDPTSAFGGIIAFNRELDAKTAQAIVDRQFVEVIIAPSVSQAAVDIVAAKQNVRLLECGDWHGQLTDGFDFKRVNGGLLVQERDFGMVDEEDLTVVSKRKPTPSEIKDLLFTWKVAKYVKSNAIVYCKDSMTIGVGAGQMSRVYSAKIAGIKAADENLEVKGSVMASDAFFPFRDGIDAAAAAGITAVIQPGGSMRDNEVIAAADEHNIAMVFTGMRHFRH; encoded by the coding sequence ATGACATCTGCAAATCCTATCCGTCGCGCACTGCTAAGTGTTTCTGATAAATCCGGTATCGTTGAATTCGCGACCCAACTTTCCCAACTAGGTGTGGAGCTACTCTCAACTGGTGGTACAGCAAAATTACTGGCTGATGCTGGCCTGACGGTAACTGAAGTATCTGACTACACGGGACACCCTGAGATCATGGATGGTCGGGTTAAAACACTTCACCCCAAAGTTCATGGGGGAATTTTAGCACGCAGAGGTATTGACGAAGCTGTAATGGCGCAAAATTACATCCAGCCGATCGACCTAGTAGTGGTTAATCTTTACCCTTTTGCTGCCACTGTTGCCAATGAAAACTGTGATCTGGAAGATGCGATTGAGAACATAGATATCGGCGGTCCGACTATGGTTCGTGCAGCGGCGAAAAATCACAAAGACGTGACTATTGTAGTTAACGCCAAAGACTACACCCGAGTGCTTGACGAGATGTCTACCAACCAAGGTTCTGTCAGTTACAAGACCCGCTTCGATTTAGCCATTGCGGCATTTGAACACACAGCTGAATATGACGGTATGATTGCCAATTACTTTGGCGCCCGTATTGATTCTTCAGAATGTGAATCAGATTGTGGTCATCAGCACAGTGAGTTTCCTCGCACATTTAATATGCAGTTCAGTAAAAAGCAAGACTTGCGTTATGGTGAAAACAGTCATCAAGAAGCGGCATTTTATGTTGAAAATGACATTCAAGAAGCATCTGTGGCTACCGCTAAGCAACTACAGGGCAAAGCGCTATCTTTCAATAATATTGCCGATACGGATTCCGCTTTAGAATGCGTCAAAGAGTTTGACCAGCCTGCTTGCGTCATCGTCAAGCATGCCAACCCTTGCGGGGTTGCTTTGGGTGACAATTTGTTTGACGCCTATGACAGGGCATATAAAACCGACCCCACATCGGCCTTCGGCGGAATCATCGCGTTTAACCGTGAACTAGATGCCAAGACAGCTCAAGCTATTGTTGACCGCCAGTTTGTTGAGGTGATCATAGCCCCATCCGTTAGCCAAGCAGCTGTAGACATTGTAGCTGCGAAACAAAACGTTCGCCTATTAGAATGTGGTGATTGGCACGGTCAGCTTACCGACGGCTTTGATTTCAAACGGGTTAATGGTGGCTTGTTAGTTCAAGAACGCGATTTCGGTATGGTGGATGAAGAAGACTTGACCGTTGTTAGTAAGCGCAAACCAACTCCATCGGAGATTAAAGATTTACTCTTTACCTGGAAAGTTGCCAAATATGTTAAATCAAATGCAATCGTATATTGCAAAGATAGTATGACGATTGGGGTGGGTGCTGGACAAATGAGTCGCGTTTATTCAGCCAAGATTGCTGGCATTAAAGCCGCTGATGAAAACCTTGAAGTCAAGGGCTCGGTGATGGCCTCTGATGCCTTCTTTCCGTTCAGAGATGGCATTGATGCCGCGGCTGCGGCGGGCATTACTGCGGTTATCCAACCCGGTGGTTCGATGCGTGATAACGAAGTTATAGCGGCTGCTGATGAGCACAATATTGCCATGGTGTTTACTGGCATGCGCCATTTCAGACACTAA
- a CDS encoding phosphoribulokinase: MSIKHPIIAITGSSGAGTTTTTNAIRHIFRNLNVNAASVAGDSFHRFTRPEMEVEIRKAQEQGRHISYFGPKANDFVMLEKLFAQYGEMGKGQHRQYLHTFDEAVPFNQMPGTFTPWQDLPENTDLLFYEGLHGGVTTPEADVAKHVDLLVGMVPIVNLEWIQKIIRDTTDRGHTREAVMSSIVRSLDDYFQYITPQFSNTHVNFQRVPTVDTSNPFSAREIPTQDESFVVVRFRREMRNVDFPYLLTMIDGAFMSRINTLVVPGGKMGLAMELILSPLLEDLLERKRKAGFQMDWVTEK, translated from the coding sequence ATGTCAATTAAACATCCCATTATTGCGATCACCGGTTCTTCTGGTGCTGGCACAACAACCACTACAAATGCGATCCGACATATTTTTCGCAATTTAAATGTCAATGCTGCTTCTGTGGCGGGTGACAGTTTTCACCGTTTTACCCGTCCAGAGATGGAAGTAGAGATCCGCAAAGCCCAAGAACAGGGTCGGCACATTAGCTATTTTGGTCCCAAAGCTAATGATTTTGTGATGCTTGAAAAGTTGTTTGCACAATATGGTGAAATGGGAAAAGGCCAGCATCGCCAATACCTACATACCTTTGATGAAGCCGTCCCCTTTAATCAAATGCCCGGCACCTTTACACCATGGCAAGATTTACCTGAAAACACTGACTTATTATTTTATGAGGGATTACATGGTGGTGTAACCACACCTGAAGCCGATGTGGCCAAGCATGTTGATTTGTTGGTCGGCATGGTACCCATAGTTAACTTAGAGTGGATTCAAAAAATCATTCGCGACACCACAGACCGCGGTCACACCCGCGAAGCGGTGATGAGTAGTATTGTGCGTAGCTTGGATGATTACTTTCAGTACATCACGCCGCAATTCTCCAATACTCACGTTAATTTTCAGCGGGTGCCCACTGTTGATACATCGAATCCGTTTAGCGCCAGAGAAATTCCCACCCAAGATGAAAGTTTCGTGGTAGTTAGATTCCGACGTGAAATGCGAAATGTTGACTTTCCATACCTGTTGACGATGATTGACGGTGCCTTTATGTCTCGGATTAACACCCTTGTGGTACCTGGTGGAAAAATGGGATTAGCTATGGAATTGATTTTGTCGCCATTACTTGAAGATTTACTTGAACGTAAGCGTAAAGCGGGTTTTCAAATGGATTGGGTAACTGAAAAATAG